The genomic region CCCGAACGGCCTGGCCAGTAAAAACACCTCGTGGCCGATGTTGCCGACGCCGATGGAACCGAGGGTTTTGCCGGTCAGACCTTCACCGTGATACGCATCCCGTTCCGACCAGTGTCCCTGGCGGGTTATTCTATCTTTGTTAATGAGTCGCATCGCGAGCGCCAGAATGAAGGTGATGATGGTACAGGCCATTGGCCGGCGAACCGCGTCGGGAGCAAAGCAGAGCATGACGCCCGCCTGGGTGAGAGCCTGAACATCAATGTGGTCGTATCCCACACCGGTGTAGAGGACTGCGATCAGTTGGTCGTTTCCCGCAAGTGAGCGCTTTGTCCAGTGAGCGGTCCAGGAGATGACCATATCGCATCCACGTATCTGTTCGGCACCGACTTCCGGCAGAAACCGATCGAATATCCGGTACTCGACTTCGGGCATCTCATTGAGCAGTTCCAGCCCCGGGCCGGGAATGGCCAGATTTCCGGCCGGATCGAAGAAATCTCTGGTAATTCCGAGTCTGACTTTCCTCTCCATATATTCTCTCCTGATTTCTTACTGGAGATCCCCGTTTACGGAATCGCCATTCTGAAAATGGGATGACTATCGGATGCGTTTGAAAGACACCCGTGGCGATTCACAAGCGGGATCATATCCGTAGTAATGTGATCCACATTGATATAGCGGTAGATCAGGGAACGGCGCCTTTTAGAAGACGTATTGGAATCAGAGCCGTGGGGCAGGCACAGATGAAAAAAGAGGGCATCGCCCGCATTCAGAACAACGGGCACGGCATCGGTGGTATCAAATTCTCCTTCGTCAAACCAGGGCTGATCCGAATTGGGGCGTTTCAGGATACCCTGCCGGTGCAAACCGGGCACAACTTGAAGACAGCCGTTTTCGGGAGTCGCCTCATCCACAGCGATCCAGACAGTGGCAACTGGGAGAGGTATTGAATAAAAATAAGGCGCGTCCTGGTGCCAGGCATGAGCAGACCCGTAGAAAGCGGGTTTGAGCTGGGCTTCGTCGCCGAAAAAGCGCAAGTTATCGCCCAGAATATCCCGCATACACGACAGAATGGGTTCACAGGTAGCCACAGACCGAAAAAAAGAATCGTGCCGGACAACGCGGCTGACTTTGCGAATGCGGTTCAAGGGATTCTCGGGGCGAATATCCAGGCGCTGGACCTCGGGTTCGACCTGCACGGCAATCC from Gemmatimonadota bacterium harbors:
- a CDS encoding dehydrogenase: MERKVRLGITRDFFDPAGNLAIPGPGLELLNEMPEVEYRIFDRFLPEVGAEQIRGCDMVISWTAHWTKRSLAGNDQLIAVLYTGVGYDHIDVQALTQAGVMLCFAPDAVRRPMACTIITFILALAMRLINKDRITRQGHWSERDAYHGEGLTGKTLGSIGVGNIGHEVFLLARPFGMRHLACDPYVEQDAVSDIGADLVDMDTILAESDFLSISVPFSEETHHLIGKEELRKMKSTAYLINTSRGPVVDEAALIQALQQGWIRGAGLDVFEQEPVDPDNPILKMDNVVVSPHSLGHTDEYFEGAWRDKFRQAAQILRGEIPEAVVNRDVLETPRFRTKFRKFQTP
- a CDS encoding phytanoyl-CoA dioxygenase family protein, producing MTLTPNQIRDYHADGFTIVEGLISPGLLKEIAEHLDRAALGQLDSGIAVQVEPEVQRLDIRPENPLNRIRKVSRVVRHDSFFRSVATCEPILSCMRDILGDNLRFFGDEAQLKPAFYGSAHAWHQDAPYFYSIPLPVATVWIAVDEATPENGCLQVVPGLHRQGILKRPNSDQPWFDEGEFDTTDAVPVVLNAGDALFFHLCLPHGSDSNTSSKRRRSLIYRYINVDHITTDMIPLVNRHGCLSNASDSHPIFRMAIP